A DNA window from Allokutzneria albata contains the following coding sequences:
- the lgt gene encoding prolipoprotein diacylglyceryl transferase: MTISTAFLATIPSPAQGVWEIGPIPIRAYALFTIIGIVVAIWWGEKRLIARGGPAGVVNDVAVFAVPFGIVGGRIYHVITDNHLYFGEGKDPIRALYVWEGGLGIWGAIALGAVGAWIGCRRKGVPLPVFADAVAPCIAVAHAIARIGNYFNQELYGSHTTLPWGLEIYHRVNADGVADQLNGISNGIPLPGSPVHPTFLYELLWNLGVALLVVFVDRRLRLGHGRAFALYVAGYTLGRTWIELMRTDPATLVFGVRVNVWVSILVFLGALACFVWTRRKGPREVLGAAGEPTEAVPR, encoded by the coding sequence GTGACCATCTCGACCGCGTTCCTGGCGACCATTCCCAGCCCGGCGCAAGGGGTGTGGGAGATCGGTCCGATCCCGATCCGCGCCTACGCGCTGTTCACCATCATCGGGATCGTCGTCGCCATCTGGTGGGGCGAGAAGCGCCTGATCGCCAGGGGCGGCCCGGCCGGAGTGGTGAACGACGTCGCGGTGTTCGCGGTGCCCTTCGGCATCGTCGGGGGCCGGATCTACCACGTGATCACCGACAACCACCTGTACTTCGGCGAGGGCAAGGACCCGATCCGCGCCCTCTACGTCTGGGAGGGCGGGCTCGGCATCTGGGGCGCGATCGCCCTCGGCGCGGTCGGCGCCTGGATCGGGTGCAGGCGCAAAGGGGTTCCGCTGCCCGTGTTCGCCGACGCGGTCGCCCCGTGCATCGCCGTCGCACACGCGATCGCCAGGATCGGCAACTACTTCAACCAGGAGCTGTACGGCTCGCACACCACACTGCCCTGGGGACTGGAGATCTACCACCGCGTCAACGCCGACGGCGTGGCCGACCAGCTCAACGGCATCTCCAACGGCATCCCGCTGCCGGGAAGCCCGGTGCACCCGACGTTCCTCTACGAACTGCTGTGGAACCTCGGGGTCGCCCTGCTCGTGGTCTTCGTGGATCGCAGGCTGCGCCTCGGCCACGGCCGCGCGTTCGCCCTGTACGTCGCCGGGTACACCCTGGGCCGGACGTGGATCGAGCTGATGCGCACCGATCCGGCGACGCTGGTGTTCGGTGTCCGCGTGAACGTGTGGGTCTCGATCCTGGTGTTCCTCGGCGCACTGGCCTGCTTCGTCTGGACACGCCGGAAGGGCCCGCGCGAAGTGCTCGGCGCGGCAGGCGAACCCACCGAGGCCGTGCCGCGGTGA
- a CDS encoding MarR family winged helix-turn-helix transcriptional regulator, whose amino-acid sequence MTTPEPQVTAERELCGLVNGLARQIGEHVRVRAAKLDLTAAQATALREMTGPMTLSELAERMSCEPSNATYVIDRLQRQGLVERRPHPTDRRAKQLVLTAEGTALRGRLIELLIEESPLAGLTEQQQSALRDLLNRAITRQ is encoded by the coding sequence ATGACGACGCCGGAGCCGCAGGTGACCGCGGAGCGGGAACTGTGCGGGCTGGTGAACGGGCTGGCCCGGCAGATCGGCGAGCACGTCCGGGTGCGGGCGGCCAAGCTCGACCTCACCGCGGCGCAGGCGACCGCGCTGCGCGAGATGACCGGGCCGATGACCTTGAGCGAGCTGGCCGAGCGGATGAGCTGCGAGCCGTCCAACGCGACCTACGTGATCGACCGGCTACAGCGGCAGGGCCTGGTCGAGCGCCGCCCGCACCCCACGGACCGCCGCGCGAAGCAACTGGTGCTCACCGCGGAAGGCACCGCGCTCCGGGGACGGCTCATCGAACTGCTCATCGAGGAGTCACCGTTGGCGGGCCTGACCGAGCAGCAGCAGAGCGCCCTGCGCGACCTGCTCAACCGCGCCATCACCCGCCAGTGA
- a CDS encoding MBL fold metallo-hydrolase has product MTNVVSKQDERLRRPASTRSLRLGETKVTYVPDGVVQLTPRGWLPGTSDEVWAAHPEYLDETGNLVGSIGGLLVEHGDRALLIDAGFGPQSVPAQPGNPHGAIRGGALLDNLAVLGRKPEEIEAVAFTHLHVDHLGWAWHPAPGSTRPAFTGADYLVAEPEWSQRHLVEAHGTTREILDALQPRVRTVADGEEIFPGVHVMLTPGHTAGHTAYVVTAGGRRLIAFGDALHSPIQVDHPEWSAASDHDHGLSADFRRRLVAELAEPGTIGFGVHFADVVFGRVRPGGDGPAWQPITD; this is encoded by the coding sequence ATGACGAACGTTGTGTCGAAGCAGGACGAACGGCTCCGGAGACCGGCGAGCACGCGCTCACTGCGGCTCGGCGAAACGAAGGTGACCTACGTGCCGGACGGGGTCGTGCAGCTCACCCCTCGTGGCTGGCTTCCGGGCACCAGCGACGAGGTGTGGGCCGCGCACCCCGAATACCTCGACGAGACCGGCAACCTCGTCGGCAGCATCGGCGGATTGTTGGTGGAGCACGGCGATCGCGCGCTGCTGATCGACGCGGGCTTCGGTCCGCAGTCGGTCCCGGCGCAGCCCGGCAATCCGCACGGCGCCATCCGCGGCGGCGCACTGCTGGACAACCTGGCCGTGCTCGGCCGGAAGCCCGAGGAGATCGAGGCGGTGGCCTTCACCCACCTGCACGTCGACCACCTCGGCTGGGCGTGGCACCCCGCGCCCGGAAGCACGCGGCCCGCCTTCACCGGCGCCGACTACCTGGTGGCCGAGCCCGAGTGGTCGCAGCGCCACCTCGTCGAAGCACACGGCACGACAAGGGAAATCCTTGACGCGCTGCAACCGCGGGTGCGGACCGTGGCCGACGGCGAGGAGATCTTCCCCGGCGTGCACGTCATGCTCACGCCGGGCCACACCGCAGGCCACACCGCCTACGTCGTCACCGCGGGCGGCCGGCGGCTGATCGCCTTCGGGGACGCCCTGCACTCGCCGATCCAGGTCGACCACCCCGAGTGGTCCGCCGCCTCCGACCACGACCACGGCCTGTCCGCCGACTTCCGCCGCCGCCTCGTCGCCGAACTCGCCGAGCCCGGCACCATCGGATTCGGCGTCCACTTCGCCGACGTCGTGTTCGGCCGGGTCCGCCCCGGCGGTGACGGCCCCGCCTGGCAGCCGATCACCGACTGA
- a CDS encoding aldo/keto reductase, with amino-acid sequence MDYTQLGRSGLSVSRLVLGTMNFGNETSEKDSHAIMDRAHEHGVTFFDTANVYSGGTTEEIIGRWFATGGDRREKTVLATKVYLPTGDRPNGKFLSALNIRRAAEASLRRLGTDYIDLYQMHHVDRNTPWEEIWEAFTVLRQQGKALYFGSSNFAGWHIAQAQEAARARQLLGLVAEQSIYNLMNRWIELEVLPAARHYGLGVIPWSPLHGGVLGGVLRKEKEGRVARGNSGRSAAVLARHRETIAAYEKLSADLGEDPADVGLAWLLAQDGVTGPIIGPRTVDQLAGSLRALEITLDDHTLAELDRLFPSPGPNGSKPAPEAYAW; translated from the coding sequence ATGGATTACACACAGCTCGGCCGCTCCGGCCTCTCGGTGTCCCGGCTCGTGCTCGGCACCATGAACTTCGGGAACGAAACGTCCGAGAAGGACAGTCATGCGATCATGGACCGCGCGCACGAGCACGGCGTCACCTTCTTCGACACGGCCAACGTGTACTCGGGCGGGACCACCGAGGAGATCATCGGCCGGTGGTTCGCCACCGGCGGTGACCGGCGCGAGAAGACCGTGCTGGCCACCAAGGTCTACCTCCCGACCGGCGACCGGCCGAACGGGAAGTTCTTGTCAGCGCTGAACATCCGGCGCGCGGCGGAGGCATCGCTGCGGCGGCTGGGAACCGACTACATCGACCTCTACCAGATGCACCACGTCGACCGGAACACGCCGTGGGAGGAGATCTGGGAGGCCTTCACCGTCCTGCGCCAGCAGGGAAAGGCGCTCTACTTCGGCTCGTCGAACTTCGCGGGCTGGCACATCGCACAGGCGCAGGAGGCGGCGCGGGCGCGGCAGCTGCTCGGGCTGGTGGCCGAGCAGTCGATCTACAACCTGATGAACCGCTGGATCGAGCTGGAGGTGCTGCCCGCCGCGCGGCACTACGGACTGGGCGTGATCCCCTGGTCGCCGCTGCACGGCGGGGTCCTCGGTGGCGTGCTGCGCAAGGAGAAGGAGGGGCGCGTCGCCCGGGGCAACTCCGGCCGCTCCGCCGCCGTGCTCGCCAGGCACCGGGAAACCATTGCGGCGTATGAGAAGTTGTCCGCCGATCTCGGCGAGGACCCGGCCGATGTCGGGCTGGCGTGGCTGCTCGCGCAGGACGGTGTGACCGGCCCGATCATCGGGCCGCGCACGGTCGACCAGCTCGCCGGCTCGTTGCGAGCGCTGGAGATCACGCTCGATGACCACACGCTGGCCGAGCTCGACAGGCTGTTCCCCTCTCCCGGGCCGAACGGGAGCAAGCCCGCACCCGAGGCGTACGCGTGGTGA
- a CDS encoding NAD(P)/FAD-dependent oxidoreductase — MSRTVAVIGGGYGGAAVAKALETEADVVLIDPRDAFVNAAGSLRAVTRPDWAGNMFFPFDTLLTRATVVRDRAVSVDPAGVTLASGRRVAADFLVLATGSSYAYPAKPAADSVSEAVEDFRRTHKELAGADRVLILGAGPVGLELAGEIKDAWPHKQVTIVDPAERLLPGFEPEMVEELHRQLDELGVQVRLGAGVTPPAEPGRTGTFTVATTGGDEITADIWFRAHGVRVNSDYLADGLLTTRTPEGLVPVTETLNVRGHDHVYAVGDLTDVAEAKRAGYAMQHAEVVARNIAAQLRGEPPVATYEAAVDPMILLPLGPRGGVGQLPTPDGPSVVPTTTVSAFKGADLFTGRFTEQFGPTAA, encoded by the coding sequence ATGAGTCGTACCGTCGCCGTCATCGGCGGAGGATATGGGGGCGCCGCGGTCGCCAAGGCGCTGGAAACCGAGGCGGATGTCGTCCTCATCGACCCGAGGGACGCGTTCGTCAACGCCGCGGGCTCCCTGCGGGCCGTGACCAGGCCCGACTGGGCGGGGAACATGTTCTTCCCCTTCGACACGCTGCTCACGCGGGCCACGGTGGTCCGCGACCGCGCGGTCTCGGTCGACCCCGCCGGGGTGACCCTCGCGTCCGGGCGGCGCGTCGCGGCCGACTTCCTGGTGCTGGCCACCGGATCCAGCTACGCCTACCCGGCCAAGCCCGCCGCGGACTCCGTCAGCGAGGCGGTCGAGGACTTCCGCCGGACCCACAAGGAGCTGGCCGGTGCCGACCGGGTGCTGATCCTCGGCGCGGGCCCGGTCGGCCTGGAGCTGGCCGGGGAGATCAAGGACGCCTGGCCGCACAAGCAGGTGACGATCGTCGACCCGGCCGAACGGCTGCTGCCCGGCTTCGAGCCGGAGATGGTGGAGGAGCTGCACCGCCAGCTCGACGAGCTGGGCGTCCAGGTGCGCCTCGGTGCCGGCGTGACGCCGCCGGCCGAGCCGGGCCGGACCGGGACGTTCACGGTCGCCACCACCGGCGGCGACGAGATCACCGCCGACATCTGGTTCCGCGCCCACGGTGTGCGCGTCAACAGCGACTACCTCGCCGACGGCCTGCTCACCACGCGCACGCCGGAGGGGCTGGTCCCGGTCACCGAAACGCTGAACGTGCGAGGGCACGACCACGTGTACGCGGTCGGCGACCTCACCGACGTGGCCGAGGCCAAGCGAGCCGGCTACGCGATGCAGCACGCCGAGGTGGTGGCGCGGAACATCGCCGCCCAGCTGCGCGGCGAACCGCCGGTGGCCACCTACGAGGCCGCGGTGGACCCGATGATCCTGCTCCCGCTCGGCCCGCGTGGCGGAGTCGGTCAGCTGCCCACGCCCGACGGGCCGTCCGTCGTCCCGACCACGACGGTCTCGGCGTTCAAGGGCGCTGACCTCTTCACCGGCCGCTTCACCGAACAGTTCGGCCCCACCGCGGCCTGA
- a CDS encoding PLD nuclease N-terminal domain-containing protein has product MRQEGTAMRSQTWQDLSPGRKRTVIAAGAVQVTLALTAWVDLSRRSPERVNGPKKLWAAVIAINFVGPLAYFCFGRRRDS; this is encoded by the coding sequence GTGCGACAGGAAGGAACCGCGATGCGATCCCAGACCTGGCAGGACCTCAGCCCAGGACGCAAGAGGACGGTCATCGCCGCCGGTGCCGTGCAGGTGACGCTGGCCCTGACCGCGTGGGTCGACCTCTCCCGGAGGAGCCCGGAGCGGGTGAACGGCCCGAAGAAGCTGTGGGCGGCCGTGATCGCGATCAACTTCGTCGGCCCGCTGGCCTACTTCTGCTTCGGTCGCCGTCGCGACTCGTGA
- a CDS encoding LLM class flavin-dependent oxidoreductase, which produces MTTQEGSTVLNTDIVFGFGAHSGFAEGPELLRMVEQADREGLDHFSLSDHPYLGERLDAYATIGFVLGRTERIAGLANVTNLPTRPAPMLARAVTSLSALSGGRVVLGMGAGGLWDRIADMGVPRLSPGEAVDSFEEAIVLIRKLSGGGEPVTHHGRHYRVDRIEPAPVAAPPVWTGSVGKKSLAATGRVADGWIPGHAADWRSQRYRESRPVVDAAAAAAGRDPRDVRTIFNFPGRITDSPLSATRDRDGRWIGGSVDQWVQELTEAVLDHDASGFTLFSPKGGTPDAMSLGRWAGEIVPAIREALSARG; this is translated from the coding sequence GTGACCACGCAGGAAGGCAGCACAGTGCTCAACACGGACATCGTTTTCGGCTTCGGCGCGCACAGCGGCTTCGCCGAGGGACCGGAACTGCTGCGCATGGTGGAGCAGGCCGACCGGGAAGGGCTCGACCACTTCTCGCTCTCGGACCACCCTTACCTCGGCGAGCGCCTGGACGCCTACGCCACCATCGGTTTCGTCCTCGGGCGCACCGAGCGCATCGCGGGCCTCGCCAACGTCACCAACCTGCCGACCCGGCCCGCGCCCATGCTCGCGCGGGCGGTGACCTCGCTGTCGGCGCTGTCCGGCGGGCGCGTCGTGCTCGGCATGGGCGCGGGCGGCCTGTGGGACCGGATCGCCGACATGGGCGTGCCCCGCCTGTCCCCCGGTGAGGCCGTCGACTCCTTCGAGGAGGCCATCGTGCTGATCCGGAAGCTGTCCGGCGGCGGCGAACCGGTCACCCACCACGGCCGCCACTACCGGGTCGACCGCATCGAGCCCGCACCGGTGGCCGCGCCGCCGGTGTGGACGGGCTCGGTCGGCAAGAAGTCGTTGGCCGCCACCGGTCGCGTCGCTGACGGCTGGATTCCCGGTCACGCGGCGGACTGGCGCAGTCAGCGGTACCGGGAATCCCGACCGGTCGTCGACGCGGCCGCAGCCGCAGCGGGCCGCGATCCCCGGGACGTCCGCACGATCTTCAACTTCCCCGGCCGCATCACCGACAGTCCGCTGTCCGCCACCCGGGACCGAGACGGCCGCTGGATCGGCGGCTCGGTCGACCAGTGGGTCCAGGAGCTGACCGAGGCCGTGCTGGACCACGACGCCTCCGGCTTCACCCTCTTCTCGCCCAAGGGCGGCACACCGGACGCGATGTCCCTCGGCCGCTGGGCAGGCGAGATCGTGCCCGCCATCAGGGAAGCGCTGTCGGCCCGAGGGTGA
- a CDS encoding universal stress protein, with protein MNAPIVIGVSPFADRRPVVSWAANEAVLRGRAVRLVHVCQELQWFGTSGVDALFGPRVQGEQVLREVEAAVRAAHPALEVTCGIADGDPAEVLVEESRAAELVVVGTHDQGRFADLVLGSVSRELVRRSAAPVITVPNLERPCVDGPVVVGVDGTEVSQEALRFALTEASRTGRRLYAVHCWPTPLDRAERSLVRDEECRVLAEALAGVSEEFPDVYVIPVLSGGDPAEELVWRSRDASMVVLGSRCRGALAAVVLGSVGRDVLRHASCPVAVVCPQDARVAPNSGRRVTSRDGDRSRSRPAGRRS; from the coding sequence GTGAACGCGCCGATCGTGATCGGGGTTTCTCCCTTCGCAGACCGCAGGCCGGTCGTCTCGTGGGCGGCGAACGAGGCCGTGCTGCGCGGGCGGGCGGTGCGCCTGGTCCACGTGTGCCAGGAACTGCAGTGGTTCGGGACCTCGGGCGTGGACGCGCTCTTCGGCCCCCGGGTTCAGGGGGAGCAGGTGCTCCGCGAGGTGGAGGCCGCGGTCCGGGCGGCGCACCCCGCGCTGGAGGTCACCTGCGGGATCGCCGACGGTGATCCCGCCGAGGTGCTCGTCGAGGAGTCGCGTGCGGCGGAGCTGGTCGTCGTCGGCACCCACGACCAAGGCCGCTTCGCCGACCTGGTGCTGGGATCGGTCAGCAGGGAGCTGGTCCGGCGCTCCGCCGCCCCGGTGATCACCGTGCCGAACCTGGAGCGCCCGTGCGTGGACGGACCGGTCGTGGTCGGGGTGGACGGCACCGAGGTCTCGCAGGAGGCGCTGCGGTTCGCCCTGACCGAAGCCTCCCGCACGGGCAGGCGGCTCTACGCCGTGCACTGCTGGCCCACGCCGCTGGACCGGGCGGAGCGCTCGCTGGTCCGCGACGAGGAGTGCCGGGTGCTGGCCGAGGCGTTGGCGGGGGTGTCCGAGGAGTTCCCCGACGTCTACGTGATCCCGGTGCTCTCCGGCGGTGATCCCGCGGAGGAGCTGGTGTGGCGTTCCCGCGACGCGTCCATGGTGGTCCTGGGTTCGCGCTGCAGGGGAGCGCTGGCCGCGGTGGTGCTCGGGTCGGTCGGCCGCGACGTGCTCCGGCACGCGTCCTGCCCGGTCGCCGTGGTGTGTCCTCAGGACGCGCGCGTCGCGCCGAACTCCGGACGACGCGTCACGAGTCGCGACGGCGACCGAAGCAGAAGTAGGCCAGCGGGCCGACGAAGTTGA
- a CDS encoding GNAT family N-acetyltransferase, producing the protein MVEVRDATRDDAHAIATVLVRSWRAAYRGLLPDEVLAALSISEREQFWSDLLAARPPRTRMLVATSAGDVVGFAALGPPLVEADRVDPSLGDLYALYLAPDVWHCGIGSQLHAAALDGLRSCGFTHAGLWVLDSNERALCFYRSHGWTDTGRSQLDRGPGGVELHERRLHRDLGEFTLGPTALP; encoded by the coding sequence GTGGTCGAGGTGCGAGACGCGACGCGGGACGACGCTCACGCCATCGCGACGGTGCTGGTGCGATCCTGGCGAGCGGCCTACCGAGGTCTGCTTCCCGACGAAGTCCTGGCGGCACTGTCGATCTCCGAGCGAGAGCAGTTCTGGTCGGACCTCCTCGCCGCCCGCCCGCCGCGGACCCGCATGCTGGTCGCGACGAGCGCGGGCGACGTCGTGGGGTTCGCCGCGCTCGGCCCGCCGCTGGTGGAGGCCGACCGGGTCGATCCGAGCCTCGGCGACCTCTACGCGCTCTACCTCGCGCCCGACGTCTGGCACTGCGGCATCGGCAGCCAGCTCCACGCGGCAGCCCTCGACGGGTTGAGGTCCTGCGGGTTCACGCACGCGGGCCTGTGGGTTCTCGACAGCAACGAGCGCGCGCTGTGCTTCTACCGCAGCCACGGTTGGACGGACACCGGACGATCCCAGCTCGACCGCGGGCCCGGTGGCGTCGAGCTGCACGAGCGTCGGCTCCACCGCGACCTGGGCGAGTTCACCCTCGGGCCGACAGCGCTTCCCTGA
- a CDS encoding CBS domain-containing protein, whose product MRNRTVRSVMSTDVITVTPRTLFTYAARLVVEHGISALPVVDAAGALVGVVTEVDLLVRQARRGEPGSVLDGWLHRHARRRAGMRTVGEVMTPRPETAGADLQVSTAANLVARSGCGRLFVVDERGRLAGVVTRRDLLPDAVMPDVVDELEADQDAWQGGVR is encoded by the coding sequence ATGCGCAATCGGACCGTGCGATCGGTGATGAGCACCGACGTGATCACGGTGACCCCTCGGACCCTGTTCACCTACGCCGCGCGCCTCGTGGTCGAGCACGGCATCAGCGCCCTGCCCGTCGTCGACGCCGCCGGGGCTCTGGTCGGTGTGGTCACGGAAGTCGATCTGCTGGTCAGGCAGGCCCGCCGGGGCGAGCCCGGCTCCGTGCTCGACGGCTGGTTGCACCGGCACGCGAGGCGGCGCGCCGGGATGCGCACGGTCGGTGAGGTGATGACCCCGCGACCGGAGACCGCCGGCGCGGACCTGCAGGTGAGCACAGCGGCGAACCTGGTGGCCCGGTCCGGGTGCGGCCGCCTTTTCGTCGTGGACGAGCGTGGTCGGCTGGCCGGCGTGGTGACGCGGCGCGACCTGCTGCCGGACGCGGTGATGCCGGACGTGGTCGACGAGCTGGAGGCCGACCAGGACGCGTGGCAGGGGGGCGTGCGGTGA
- a CDS encoding GbsR/MarR family transcriptional regulator, producing MPGERLTQRDRRQIATGLRDGLTYAAIARLLRRPTSTITREVMRNGGPGDYRADQAHWASKRKVRRQPAAPPTSAPRNTALGGRDPRIVEEVVAHIAALFIRTGLPQMAAHVLAALLTTDSGSLTSAELVRRLHVSPASISKAVGYLTALEIIKRERDPRGRAERYVVDDDAWYQAIMASARIDTEIAAVSLRSAHALDPGTPAGARLENLSQFLHHVTDDLVRSAEHWRRVYFARSAAD from the coding sequence ATGCCTGGTGAACGACTCACCCAGCGGGACCGGCGGCAGATCGCCACAGGACTGCGCGACGGGCTGACCTACGCCGCCATCGCCCGCCTGCTCAGACGGCCGACCTCCACCATCACCCGCGAAGTCATGCGCAACGGCGGCCCCGGCGACTACCGCGCCGACCAGGCGCACTGGGCCAGCAAGCGAAAGGTGCGTCGGCAGCCTGCCGCTCCGCCCACGTCCGCACCGCGCAACACAGCCCTCGGTGGGCGCGACCCACGGATCGTGGAGGAGGTGGTCGCGCACATCGCGGCCCTGTTCATCCGGACCGGGCTCCCGCAGATGGCGGCCCACGTCCTCGCCGCGCTCCTCACCACCGACAGCGGCAGCCTCACCTCCGCCGAACTCGTGCGGCGCCTGCACGTCAGCCCCGCGTCGATCTCCAAGGCCGTGGGCTACCTGACGGCACTGGAGATCATCAAACGGGAGCGCGACCCCCGCGGCCGCGCCGAGCGCTACGTCGTCGACGACGACGCGTGGTACCAGGCGATCATGGCCAGCGCGCGCATCGACACCGAGATCGCGGCCGTCTCCCTGCGCAGCGCCCACGCGCTCGACCCCGGTACGCCCGCCGGTGCCCGGCTGGAGAACCTGAGCCAGTTCCTCCACCACGTCACCGACGACCTGGTCCGCTCGGCCGAGCACTGGCGCCGGGTCTACTTCGCCCGGTCAGCGGCTGACTGA
- a CDS encoding HNH endonuclease signature motif containing protein, which yields MAPADIEDDVVAAYAAIGRAVADFASTLMKLYNDLDPEVQQYAGDVLMPLLRVSQVKGNKLIDRAMSLVEHPVVLEALSEGRIDEGKALMIIDQVSVLDAANQAIAEPVLINHAATHNYTASQRYARRFILKLDAEAALRRYEEKRKQRLVEKFNLDDGMCSLRVVLPALDAALAFDRIDRIARALPKDDRTLDQKRSDVAADLLMGKETPAPQGQVCVNLTMPITNILGLTTDPVMLAGYGPLPAPIVADVAANGIWKRILTDPVSGMAEHITTYRPTPAQRELVNARYPTCTMVGCNQPAHRCDLDHCCPFDGSNTTVASLRPKCRHHHRMKTHSRWSCENRPDGTHAWTTPSGKVIETELEPIAEPAPF from the coding sequence ATGGCCCCTGCCGATATCGAAGACGACGTCGTGGCCGCCTACGCCGCCATCGGGCGTGCGGTGGCGGACTTCGCCTCGACCCTGATGAAGCTCTACAACGACCTCGATCCCGAAGTGCAGCAGTATGCCGGGGATGTTCTGATGCCGCTGCTGCGTGTTTCCCAGGTCAAGGGCAACAAGCTGATCGATCGGGCGATGTCGCTGGTGGAGCACCCGGTGGTGTTGGAGGCGTTGTCGGAGGGGCGGATTGATGAGGGCAAGGCGTTGATGATCATTGATCAGGTCAGTGTCCTCGACGCAGCCAACCAAGCGATCGCCGAACCCGTGCTGATCAACCACGCCGCGACGCATAACTACACGGCGAGCCAGCGGTATGCCCGGCGTTTCATCCTCAAGCTGGATGCCGAGGCGGCGTTGCGGCGTTATGAGGAGAAGCGCAAGCAGCGGTTGGTGGAGAAGTTCAACCTCGACGACGGCATGTGCTCGCTGCGCGTCGTGCTGCCCGCGCTCGACGCGGCCTTGGCCTTCGATCGGATCGACCGCATCGCGCGGGCACTACCGAAAGATGACCGAACGCTGGACCAGAAACGATCTGACGTTGCGGCAGACCTGTTGATGGGCAAGGAAACACCCGCCCCGCAGGGCCAGGTGTGCGTCAACCTCACAATGCCGATCACCAACATCCTGGGCCTGACCACAGACCCGGTCATGCTCGCCGGGTACGGGCCGCTGCCCGCGCCGATCGTCGCTGACGTGGCCGCGAATGGCATTTGGAAGCGCATCCTCACCGACCCGGTGAGCGGGATGGCCGAGCACATCACCACCTACCGGCCCACACCCGCGCAGCGGGAGTTGGTCAACGCGCGGTATCCGACGTGCACGATGGTTGGCTGTAACCAACCGGCGCACCGTTGCGATCTGGATCATTGTTGCCCGTTCGATGGCAGCAACACCACGGTCGCGAGTCTGCGGCCGAAGTGCAGGCATCACCACCGGATGAAGACGCACTCCCGTTGGTCCTGTGAGAATCGGCCGGATGGGACGCATGCGTGGACCACGCCGAGCGGCAAGGTGATCGAGACCGAACTCGAACCCATCGCCGAACCGGCGCCGTTCTAG
- a CDS encoding serine hydrolase domain-containing protein has protein sequence MAGNADREKVQQALDWAVTESGVPGIVAEVHDADGTWFGTAGVADIRTGARRRPGEHFHAGSGGKAFTAAAVLQLEAEGRLSLADPVEKWLPGVMNGSGYDGDKITIHHLLSNTGGLFSTGLAPETTDNYATRAGLEKHRFDLWSTSDLLRLGLSQPPIGEPGERFVYSNGGYYLAGAIIEKVSGNSYAEEVDRTVIRPLGLKHTYVRAVTDTGYPDPHPRAYSSMFLKDGTDPASLTPENWVSLMEGPGTPPLDVTEFNTSLFWSAGNVISTTGDLIRFVDAMASGSLLPPAQHRAMWTTVSTEGSGWIPRTRYGLGMFEVDEELAGGRTLRGMAGAFWGTGSIGVGEPDGERAVVVHTNTDWRDFKIAFRVLDAVFGFTGG, from the coding sequence GTGGCAGGCAACGCGGACCGCGAGAAGGTGCAGCAGGCACTGGACTGGGCGGTCACCGAGTCCGGCGTGCCCGGCATCGTCGCCGAGGTGCACGACGCCGACGGAACCTGGTTCGGCACGGCAGGTGTGGCCGACATCAGGACCGGGGCGCGGCGTCGCCCCGGGGAGCACTTCCACGCGGGCAGCGGCGGCAAGGCGTTCACGGCCGCGGCGGTGCTGCAGCTGGAGGCCGAGGGGCGGCTGAGCCTCGCCGACCCGGTGGAGAAGTGGCTGCCCGGGGTGATGAACGGCAGCGGCTACGACGGCGACAAGATCACGATCCATCACTTGCTCAGCAACACCGGGGGGTTGTTCTCCACCGGCCTCGCACCGGAGACGACGGACAACTACGCCACGCGCGCGGGCCTGGAGAAGCACCGGTTCGACCTCTGGTCCACCTCCGACCTGCTCCGGCTCGGGCTGTCCCAGCCGCCGATCGGCGAGCCGGGGGAGCGCTTCGTCTACTCCAACGGCGGTTACTACCTCGCGGGCGCGATCATCGAGAAGGTCTCCGGCAACAGCTACGCCGAGGAGGTCGATCGCACGGTCATCCGGCCGCTCGGCCTGAAGCACACCTACGTCCGTGCCGTCACGGACACCGGATATCCGGACCCGCATCCTCGGGCGTACTCGTCGATGTTCCTCAAGGACGGGACCGATCCGGCCTCGCTGACCCCGGAGAACTGGGTGTCGCTCATGGAAGGTCCCGGAACGCCGCCGCTCGACGTCACCGAGTTCAACACGTCCTTGTTCTGGTCGGCAGGCAACGTCATCTCCACCACCGGTGACCTGATCCGCTTCGTCGACGCGATGGCGAGCGGCAGCCTGTTGCCGCCCGCTCAGCACCGCGCGATGTGGACCACCGTGTCCACCGAGGGCAGCGGCTGGATTCCGCGCACCCGCTACGGCCTCGGCATGTTCGAGGTGGACGAGGAGCTGGCCGGCGGTCGCACGCTCCGCGGCATGGCGGGCGCGTTCTGGGGGACCGGCAGCATCGGGGTGGGCGAGCCCGACGGCGAGCGCGCGGTCGTCGTGCACACCAACACCGACTGGAGGGACTTCAAGATCGCCTTCAGGGTCCTCGACGCGGTGTTCGGCTTCACTGGCGGGTGA